The nucleotide window ATAATCTTCGTTTTATAGTGTATAAATATTCAAGAAAACGATAATGAGGTTACGATAGATGAAAACAAAATTTTCTTTATACACATGGTCCCTCTTCCTTATACTTTCTGCTTTAGGAGTATTTTTATTTATTACTCCAGTTAGTACAGAAAATGGAATGAAGGTACCTATCGCCATTCTTGCTAACATGCTTGCAGGAAAAGTGGAACCAATTATTCATTGGTTCGCGTTTATTACTTTTATTATTGCAGCGGTTGGGTCTGTCGTGTTGCAATTCGTACCACAAAAAGGCCCACGTACATTAATTGATTCATTATTCCGTGTCAATTGGTTCTGGACAACGATGCGCGTACTTGCAGTCATTTTTGCTGGTATGTATATTTTCCAAGTTGGACCAGAGAGCTTAACGAGTGACGTTACAACGGGTGTACTAATTGATCCTTCTGCGGGTTTAGTGACATTTATGTTTGTCTTGTTCCTTTTTGCTGGATTACTTTTACCATTATTAACAGACTTCGGTTTACTTGAATTTTTTGGTTCAATGATGGTAAAAATTATGCGTCCAATCTTTAAAATCCCAGGCCGTTCTGCCATTGACTGTTTAGCATCTTGGGTTGGTGATGGTACGATTGGCGTTCTATTAACAAGTAAGCAGTACGAAGAAAAAAGCTATACTGGCCGTGAAGCTGCAACGATTGCGACAACATTCTCGGTCGTTTCAATTACGTTCTGCTTAGTAGTTGTTGAAACAATCCGTATTGAAGATTACTTCCTTGAGTTTTATGCATCTGTCATTTTCACAGGTATATTATTAGCAGTCATTATGCCACGTATTTATCCATTAAAGCACAAAGCCGATACATTAATCGATGGTTCAACAGCGCCTGAAAATCGTGAAGAAGTTCAAGAAGGCTTTAACGTCTTTTCTTTTGGACTACACAACGCTTTAACAAAAGCTGACGCCAACCGTAATTTAGGGAAAATGGTCAGCAATGGCTTTAAAAATGTTCTAGAAATGTGGTTTGCTGTTACACCTATCATTATGGCTTTCGGGACGATTGCTTTAGTGCTTGCTGAATTTACAAGCTTCTTCCGTATTTTAGGAATGCCATTTGAGCCAATTTTGGCACTTCTTCAAATTCCTGAAGCGGGTGAAGCAGCCCAAACTATGATCGTTGGATTCGCCGACATGCTACTCCCTTCAATTCTAGGATCTGGCATTGAATCAGAATTAACACGTTTCTTCATTGCAACGGTTTCTGTTACTCAGTTAATTTACATGTCAGAAGTCGGTGGATTAATTCTTGGTACGAAACTTCCTTTAAAAATATGGGATCTATTTGCCATTTTCTTAATCCGTACAATCATTTCAATTCCAGTAGTCGCGTTAATTGCGCACTTAATCTTTTAACTTAATGTAAGCTCTCCGTTCCCTTTTCTTAAGGAAACGGAGAGTTTTTTTGTTACTTTTTACTATCTGAAATCGGTTTCATGTTGACAATTCAACGAACTTTCATAATTTACTGAATTTTTACAACATTAAGAGGTGTTTTTATGGTAAACTAGTTTAATCTTTTGATAGACGACGGAGGTTACATGGAGATGGAAGTTGCACAACCGAAAACAATCGCGGTGGAAAACATTTTAATCGCCCACCATTTTTTAAAAGACGTGGTCGTTCATACACCGCTTCAATTAAATGATTATTTATCGGAAAAATATGGCGCAAAAATTTATTTTAAACGCGAGGATTTACAACACGTTCGTTCATTTAAATTACGTGGTGCCTATTATAAAATCAAAAAAATCGAGGAGCAAGCACGTGCATCAGGTGTTGTTTGTGCAAGTGCTGGCAACCATGCACAAGGTGTCGCATATGCGTGTGCGAAGCTAGAAATCCAAGCAACAATTTTCATGCCTAAAACGACACCAAAACAAAAAATCGATCAAGTGCGTATGTTTGGACGTAACTTTGTCGAAATTCAACTCGCTGGGGATACGTTTGATGACTCAGCAGCAAGTGCGCTTGACTATTGCGAGGCAGAAAACCGTATCTTCATTCACCCATTTGATGACTATGATGTCATGGCTGGTCAAGGAACGGTAGCAGTAGAAATTATGAATGATATTGAAGAGCCAATTGATTATGTATTCGGTAGTATTGGTGGCGGCGGTTTAATGTCTGGTGTTTCGGCATATATCAAAAATTTATCGCCTACAAGTCAAGTAATCGGTGTTGAACCAGCCGGTGCATCGAGTATGAAATCAGCCTTTAACAATGATGGCCCTATCGCGCTCGATTGGATTGATAAATTTGTCGACGGTGCTGCTGTAAAATGTGTCGGCCAAGATACGTATCAAGTTTGTCGGAATTATTTAGATGAAATTGTGACAGTACCAGAAGGTAAGGTATGCACAACCATTTTAGATTTATATAATAAGCATGCCATTATTGCAGAGCCTGCCGGAGCTTTGTCAGTCGCAGCTTTAGATTTTTACGCGGAGCAAATTCGCGGGAAATCTGTCGTCATCATTATTTCTGGTGGGAATAACGACATCGGACGTATGCAAGAAATAAAAGAACGGTCTCTTATTTATGAAGGCTTGCTACACTACTTCATCGTCAGCTTCCCACAACGTTCTGGTGCACTACGACAATTTTTAACATCGGTACTTGGACCAAACGATGACATTACAACCTTTGAATATACAAAGAAAAACAATAAAGAAAGTGGTCCAGCATTAGTTGGCATCGAAATCGGCCACCGAGATGATCGCGCAGGCTTGCTAGAACGTATGCGAGCAAATGGTTTTGAATATAAAGAAGTGAATAAAGATAGTACGCTGTTTGCATTATTAGTGTAAAGTATTGATCTACTCCCTTCAATGATAGGTAATACTCGATTAATGATTCATATTATTGTTTTGTACTTTAAAGAATTAAATCACAACCTTACCCCTTATCCCTGCATGATTCCCTTGCTCACTCAAAACACATTACTCTACTAAAAATCATCCTCACACTCTCAAAAAAAGACTTTGCAAGCAACAACTCTTGCAAAGTCTTTCCATAATTATTTATCCTAGTAACGTTCGGTCTGAGTTCATTTTTTCTCCACGGATGTGTTCGAATTCGGCCATTAAATCTGGAATTGTTAAGTCTGGCTTACGATCCTCGCCGACTTCTAAAATAATTTGACCTTTATCCATCATAATTAAACGATTTCCTAAGTCGAGTGCCTGCTGCATATTGTGTGTGACCATTAATGTTGTTAATTGACTTTCCTCAACAAGCTCTTTCGTTAAGTTCGTAATTAACTCTGCTCGGGATGGGTCTAGTGCAGCAGTATGCTCATCAAGCAGCAAAATCGATGGGTTCGTGAATGTTGCCATTAATAAGCTTAGTGCTTGGCGTTCTCCACCAGATAACAGGCCTACCTTAGCAGAAAGTCGATTTTCTAAATTTAAATGTAGTTTTTCTAGGGACGTTTTGAAAAACTCACGGCGCTTTTTATCGACACCAATGCGAAGGCCGCGCTTTGCATTACGAGAGTACGCGATGGCTAAATTTTCTTCAATCGTCATTGTTGGCGCTGTTCCAGCCATTGGATCTTGGAAAACGCGCCCGATATGCACCGCTCGTTTATATTCAGGTAGACGGGTTAAATCGTTTCCGTCAATCGATACTGATCCATAATCCGGCGTTAAAGCTCCTGAAATCATGTTCATCATTGTTGATTTCCCAGCACCGTTACTCCCAATAATTGTGACAAAATCGCCTGGCGCTAAATGTAAGTGTATATTATCTAACGCAATTTTTTCGTCTGGTGTACCTTCGTTGAATACTTTGTTAATGCCGTCTAATTTAAGCAAGGCCATTCCCCCCTTGCTCCATATCTAATTGTTTTGTTTTTTGCATCGCAAGACGTTCTTCTAATCGCTTTGCTTTACGTTTTTTTTCTTTTTGCTTATTTAATACTTGTGGAATAATTAAAGCCAAAATAACAATGATTGCTGTAATAAGCTTCATATCTCCCGTATCTAACCAGCCAACACGCAATGCTAGCGCATAAATTAAGCGGTAAATCACTGCGCCCGCAATGACTGCAAAGGTTGTGCGAACAATTGATTTTGTACCGAAAATGGCTTCACCAATAATAACGGATGCAAGACCAACAACAATCATCCCAATACCAAGACCAATATCTGCAAACTTTGTATATTGTGCAATTAATGCTCCTGCTAAAGCAACCATCCCGTTTGATAAACCTAATCCTAAAATAATTAATGAGTCTGTATTCGCAGAGAAGCTACGAATCATACGCTTGTTATCTCCCGTTGCACGAATAGCTAAGCCAACTTCTGTCTTTAAGAACCAATCTACAATTATTTTAATTATGAATGTCACAAAAAGCATAAGAATTAAAATGCCCCATGTTGTTGGGATTGTCTTTAAGCCGATTGCCGTTAATGTATTCGATAATACTTTATCAATACCTAAATTTGACCAAAAGCTAGCGAAC belongs to Solibacillus sp. FSL R7-0682 and includes:
- a CDS encoding YjiH family protein, whose protein sequence is MKTKFSLYTWSLFLILSALGVFLFITPVSTENGMKVPIAILANMLAGKVEPIIHWFAFITFIIAAVGSVVLQFVPQKGPRTLIDSLFRVNWFWTTMRVLAVIFAGMYIFQVGPESLTSDVTTGVLIDPSAGLVTFMFVLFLFAGLLLPLLTDFGLLEFFGSMMVKIMRPIFKIPGRSAIDCLASWVGDGTIGVLLTSKQYEEKSYTGREAATIATTFSVVSITFCLVVVETIRIEDYFLEFYASVIFTGILLAVIMPRIYPLKHKADTLIDGSTAPENREEVQEGFNVFSFGLHNALTKADANRNLGKMVSNGFKNVLEMWFAVTPIIMAFGTIALVLAEFTSFFRILGMPFEPILALLQIPEAGEAAQTMIVGFADMLLPSILGSGIESELTRFFIATVSVTQLIYMSEVGGLILGTKLPLKIWDLFAIFLIRTIISIPVVALIAHLIF
- a CDS encoding ABC transporter ATP-binding protein, yielding MLKLDGINKVFNEGTPDEKIALDNIHLHLAPGDFVTIIGSNGAGKSTMMNMISGALTPDYGSVSIDGNDLTRLPEYKRAVHIGRVFQDPMAGTAPTMTIEENLAIAYSRNAKRGLRIGVDKKRREFFKTSLEKLHLNLENRLSAKVGLLSGGERQALSLLMATFTNPSILLLDEHTAALDPSRAELITNLTKELVEESQLTTLMVTHNMQQALDLGNRLIMMDKGQIILEVGEDRKPDLTIPDLMAEFEHIRGEKMNSDRTLLG
- the ilvA gene encoding threonine ammonia-lyase IlvA, which produces MEVAQPKTIAVENILIAHHFLKDVVVHTPLQLNDYLSEKYGAKIYFKREDLQHVRSFKLRGAYYKIKKIEEQARASGVVCASAGNHAQGVAYACAKLEIQATIFMPKTTPKQKIDQVRMFGRNFVEIQLAGDTFDDSAASALDYCEAENRIFIHPFDDYDVMAGQGTVAVEIMNDIEEPIDYVFGSIGGGGLMSGVSAYIKNLSPTSQVIGVEPAGASSMKSAFNNDGPIALDWIDKFVDGAAVKCVGQDTYQVCRNYLDEIVTVPEGKVCTTILDLYNKHAIIAEPAGALSVAALDFYAEQIRGKSVVIIISGGNNDIGRMQEIKERSLIYEGLLHYFIVSFPQRSGALRQFLTSVLGPNDDITTFEYTKKNNKESGPALVGIEIGHRDDRAGLLERMRANGFEYKEVNKDSTLFALLV
- a CDS encoding ABC transporter permease: MFTALFGSVEQGIIYAIMALGVYLTFRVLDFPDLTVDGSFVTGAGTAAMMIVLGYNPILATIVATVAGFIAGCMTGILHTKGKINPLLAGILMMIALYSINLRIMGISSDTGVTRPNIPLLNSDTVFSMFASFWSNLGIDKVLSNTLTAIGLKTIPTTWGILILMLFVTFIIKIIVDWFLKTEVGLAIRATGDNKRMIRSFSANTDSLIILGLGLSNGMVALAGALIAQYTKFADIGLGIGMIVVGLASVIIGEAIFGTKSIVRTTFAVIAGAVIYRLIYALALRVGWLDTGDMKLITAIIVILALIIPQVLNKQKEKKRKAKRLEERLAMQKTKQLDMEQGGNGLA